CTTTTTCCTTTTCCACACTCTCTTCGGTAAAGTATGGCTTCTGCACAAAGTCCAACAGGGTTTTCAGGTTTTGCTCCACACTCGAGGTGCTTGAGAACAAATAGGCTGTCCTGGTAAAGCTCGTAAATGCATTGGCGGATGCCCCTTGTTTACTGAAGAGCTGAAATACATCTCCGTCTTCATCTTCAAAAAGCTTGTGCTCAAGGAAGTGGGCAATGCCGTCAGGAACTTTTAGTGCATCTTTTTTACCCAGAGGGATGAAATGGTTGTCAATGGAGCCGTACTTTGTTGTAAACGTGGCGAAGGACTTATTAAACCCTGCCTTCGGAAGAATATAAACGTCCAGTCCATTATCAAGCTGTTCGTAATAAAGCGTTTCATTGAGCTGGTCAAAAGTCTGTTTATTCACCGGAATCATCCTCCGTTCCTTTTAGGAAGTAAATAGTATCGAGTTCAACTTTCTCTGCCACCGAAACGACATCTTCCTTTGTTACTTTTTCAATGCCCGGGATCCATTCATCAAGTTCCCGCTTTTTCTCTCCAAGCTCGTTATGATACATCAGCTCAACGAGTCCTCTGGGTGCATCCATTGTTTCAAGAAGCTGGTTTTTAAGGACTGCTTTTGTCTGTTCGAGCTGTGCATCATCGAAGTCTCCGTTCTTCATCGCTTCCATCTGCTCGCGGATGATTCTTACGGCTTTGTCATAGTTGGACGTTTCAATCCCGCTCATGACCATTAAAAGACCTTTGTGGCTTTCTACCCTGGATGCTGCATAATACGCAAGGCTTGCCTTTTCACGGACGTTAATGAAAAGTTTGGAATGGGAAAATCCGCCGAACAGCCCGTTAAACAATTGAAGTGCAAAATATTCGTCATCCTGATACGTAATATTTGTACGGTAACCAAGGTGAAGCTTCCCTTGTTTGAGATCCTGCTGTTCGATGATTTCATTTTCCTCTATGGTGCGGGTTTTTTCTTTTTCAGCAGAGGATGGTGTCTGGTCTTTACGCTCGGGAAAAGCAAGATGCGCCTGGACGAGCTTTTTTATCTCATCCACTTCCACATCTCCCACTACATAGAGGTCCAGAACGTCTTCTTGCATAATTTTTTTATAATAATCATAAAGGGCAGCAGGCGTAATTTCATCAAGTTCAGAGGCATTGCCGTAGACAAACAGCCCGTAAGGTTCATCTTTGCACATTTCCTCGTTCAGCCTCATGTTGGCGTATCGGATTTTATCATCGTATACGCTTTCAATACGCTGCTTTAAGTTTCTTTTCTCGCTTGTCAGTATGCTGTCTTTAAACCCGCCATCTTCAACGAGGGGATTTGCAACAACCGAGGTCATCATTTTAAACGCTTCTTCCAAAAGAGGCGTATTATCTTTTAAATAGCGCTCATTAGCGACTTCAAGTCTGAAGGAAATAAGATGGTTTTCACCTTTTTTATTCACATCTCCTGTAAGGGACGCCCCGTACAATTCATCAAGGGATTGGCGGATTTTCTGCCTTGTAGGATAGTCTTTTGATCCGCTTTGCATAACAAGGGGAAGTAAGGCTCGTTTCGTGTGATCTTCCTTCGTGAGAGGAGCCCGGATATGTAACACAAGCGTATTTGTTTTATACGTTTTTGACTGAATTACATGGACACATACAGGGCCTTCTGTAAACTGATTGACATTTACTGCTTCCATTTGAAACCCTCCTTTAATTTCCGTTGCATATAAGTCCTTTATGCTTCTTTATTAGGATACCTTTCTTTTTCCTTTATACACTGATTGTAGCGAAAAAGACATCGCTTATGCAAAATATTCCACTCAATTAAAGCATGAAAAAAAAGAACGCAGAATAATCGGATATTCCGGCGTTCTTTCATCAGCTTATACACGTTTTCTAATAACATGAAATTTAAACTTATCAGCTCTGAAATAGTTAATGGAATAGAGAACAGGCGTCTCCTGCAGATTGAAATGCATCTGCTTCAGTGTTAAAAGTGACGTTTCCGGTTCACATTCAAGGATCTCAGATACTTTCTCGTGAAACCCGACCGGCTCGATTTGTGTATGAGCATAACTGATTGACGTACCCGAGGATTCAAGCTGGTTAAAAATCGACTCTTCCTTATGGGAAACATAATCAGGCAGCAGTCTTTTCGGAAGCTTGTCCAGGCAGTAGACAACCGGTTTCCCGTCAGCAGTACGAACACGCTCGATTACGATGATCTCCTTAAGATTAAGATCGTTAAATCTGACGCAGTCATCTTCTGATGCCGGCTGCACAGTTGAAGATAAAAAGATGGTGCCGGGCTCCATGTTGCTTGTTTTAATCATATCGGTTACACTGTTGAGCTCTTCAATACCCGAGGTGAACAGCGGTTTCGAATTTACGAAAGTTCCCACTCCGTGTCTTCTTATAATTACGCTTTCATCTTCAAGCATTCTTAATGCTTCTCTTAATGTAGCCCGGCTTACACCAAGCTGTTTGGACAGGCCGAACTCTGATGGCAGTCTCTCCCCTGGTTCGTAATGGCCTTTGTCAATGTCGTCTTTTATCCGGTCAATGACCTGTAAATAAAGCGGCCGATGGTCGGACTTAATCATAAAT
This DNA window, taken from Alteribacter keqinensis, encodes the following:
- a CDS encoding GntR family transcriptional regulator, with product MIKSDHRPLYLQVIDRIKDDIDKGHYEPGERLPSEFGLSKQLGVSRATLREALRMLEDESVIIRRHGVGTFVNSKPLFTSGIEELNSVTDMIKTSNMEPGTIFLSSTVQPASEDDCVRFNDLNLKEIIVIERVRTADGKPVVYCLDKLPKRLLPDYVSHKEESIFNQLESSGTSISYAHTQIEPVGFHEKVSEILECEPETSLLTLKQMHFNLQETPVLYSINYFRADKFKFHVIRKRV
- the yfmF gene encoding EF-P 5-aminopentanol modification-associated protein YfmF; this translates as MEAVNVNQFTEGPVCVHVIQSKTYKTNTLVLHIRAPLTKEDHTKRALLPLVMQSGSKDYPTRQKIRQSLDELYGASLTGDVNKKGENHLISFRLEVANERYLKDNTPLLEEAFKMMTSVVANPLVEDGGFKDSILTSEKRNLKQRIESVYDDKIRYANMRLNEEMCKDEPYGLFVYGNASELDEITPAALYDYYKKIMQEDVLDLYVVGDVEVDEIKKLVQAHLAFPERKDQTPSSAEKEKTRTIEENEIIEQQDLKQGKLHLGYRTNITYQDDEYFALQLFNGLFGGFSHSKLFINVREKASLAYYAASRVESHKGLLMVMSGIETSNYDKAVRIIREQMEAMKNGDFDDAQLEQTKAVLKNQLLETMDAPRGLVELMYHNELGEKKRELDEWIPGIEKVTKEDVVSVAEKVELDTIYFLKGTEDDSGE